Proteins from a genomic interval of Armatimonadia bacterium:
- a CDS encoding transposase, with protein MAACLPDTRQAAKVRHQVQELVTQRVFQIAAAYEDCNDATQLRRDPVPKTVVGCLPQSGHDLASLPTLSRLGNSMGRRELWRMAQVLVARLRQAWPRTRDSWPHPRRIWLGFGLPGAGPVAGPAAAPPTATRTHRHDEVHG; from the coding sequence TTGGCCGCCTGCCTTCCCGACACGCGCCAGGCCGCGAAGGTCCGCCATCAGGTGCAGGAGTTGGTTACCCAGCGCGTGTTCCAGATCGCCGCGGCCTACGAAGACTGCAACGACGCCACGCAGTTGCGCCGCGATCCGGTGCCCAAAACGGTAGTCGGGTGTCTGCCGCAGAGCGGTCATGACCTGGCCAGCCTGCCGACGCTGTCGCGGCTCGGGAACTCCATGGGCCGCCGCGAGCTGTGGCGGATGGCGCAGGTGCTGGTGGCGCGACTGCGGCAGGCCTGGCCAAGGACCCGCGACAGCTGGCCCCACCCGCGGCGGATATGGCTGGGCTTCGGGCTGCCCGGTGCAGGACCTGTGGCGGGACCTGCTGCAGCGCCTCCAACCGCCACCAGAACCCACCGCCACGACGAGGTTCACGGGTAA
- a CDS encoding 3'-5' exonuclease has protein sequence MVLLYTTAEVDRQIGEWQLTNRRENLEEAMRREGMGGIAAQARRHRSPRYLFQWGRYRVFGYLLQISGRPVLHLCKAFRRGDAAYASFDYEDLSEPEEWATEEWVAVNLNRIAPGLVEGAVQEPQPLPALLEEWLLPPEGILDKKGGLAVYESIEWVRQMERVDRAYWLNYRDLIVQVCELVRGGEGDAAGEPHYTPGGGVGIWHCRVVVDGPSAHSVILLLALTEPNADAGGVPAQAHEGITELDQVAALSQRTYPEYLLYDDGAWLAIEENEAANLALSGEEEGLLRTTSAPTGEMLTLPLLINGRAGSGKTTMLWFLYAQYCDRFLQSPHRACLPTPIYLTYSESLLERAGEGVLNILKHHAKYVASGGAPPEKSSVDSLFSVFLEYVRGLLPLGMRGRFGENNYIDFHRFRSLYYNQEPGGRGFQQAGNRRFSADEAWHAIRSYVKGWCTDIASLDDVLPPEDYCELPRDDRTLTEDMYQDIFSTVWSGWYRQLTGDGGFWDDQDLIRQALLEGDLGPGHTAVFCDEAQDFTRIETDLIRRLSVFSRYEIAPPVSCLPFAFGGDPCQTLSPTGFRWENLGVMLQEGLIDVVLPQWQRNYTLGLQRFDLTRNYRSTEPIVKVCNVVLLWRRLVGESIEPQRPWASPGGPPPGLYVLGDGSDAESLRQNARNVTIIVPVGSNQLADYIEGDEVLRTMVTEEQAVNVYSVADAKGLEFDKVVVYKFGEACPSIDWDHFADHSDSLELRYFLNRLYVALTRAKSDLFIIDTAQGYERLWQHATPEAIQASCALADASRPGSSWGDLTTGLDRITTLPNLDEGIDLVAQATRLKEWGIENRSASLLDRAKGYYERAHRDREAILCGAYALEYRRQSLAAGEQFAGLGMQDDAWRCYWEGCHWAELHLMLSEYADLRPGHPARLLTPFIVGVRSLQQFSGDLVARLDEGLVVPEAAAQWVAVAANMRDQVGNPGTDWGPDGAPVGRAAEELTRRGYLPLQVAALAYHRSGLHQRAVELFEKCKADCDEYRRSKAEVVGMPGALEWLLGLSDRAKAAQEVIGAWEAEGSPNAPAWLRYVAVALQRAGRGDEAARAYLRIGEAKKARQAFDAWDSAGVAGAKREEGKTVLGDLIEALVSEGWGSEAIDALRDPHRLELDDSELLVLRCRLVRALARSNEAWGAHNPQRQLSGILRAVSSSDGWEMHASWEELGAAYERSGFLSDTLKFYHGIAERILAAAPAARRRWVATKISQVSYLKERRQEDNANKQRSVLDDQRRAWGIDEHEEIPQYPVLTELAAHDSAPGLRRPSVSGIPKAQVTGNGDQGVRFEFAHLEIQADAKLGMVLIIDRRTFDTIRVMESPLTIGHTNASPESASPEGDHSIAQFDGGGYSVEARRHDSTFALRIRVDGQEVLVGW, from the coding sequence ATGGTGCTTCTGTACACGACGGCTGAAGTTGACAGGCAGATAGGCGAATGGCAACTGACGAACCGGCGAGAGAACCTCGAGGAAGCAATGCGCCGAGAGGGGATGGGGGGCATCGCGGCGCAGGCACGCCGCCACCGCTCACCCCGCTACCTATTCCAGTGGGGCAGGTACCGTGTGTTCGGCTACCTCCTGCAAATCAGCGGGAGACCGGTACTGCACTTGTGCAAGGCTTTCAGACGGGGTGACGCGGCCTACGCGAGCTTCGACTACGAGGACCTGAGCGAACCAGAGGAGTGGGCCACTGAGGAGTGGGTCGCCGTGAACCTCAATAGGATCGCACCAGGTCTGGTGGAAGGGGCTGTACAAGAGCCGCAGCCCCTTCCCGCCTTGCTGGAAGAGTGGCTTCTGCCCCCGGAAGGCATTCTGGACAAGAAGGGGGGCCTCGCAGTATACGAGAGCATCGAATGGGTCAGACAGATGGAGAGGGTTGATCGCGCTTACTGGCTGAACTACCGCGACCTGATAGTCCAGGTGTGTGAATTGGTGCGTGGCGGGGAAGGCGATGCAGCGGGGGAGCCACACTACACCCCGGGCGGAGGGGTAGGCATCTGGCACTGTCGCGTCGTAGTCGACGGACCATCGGCCCACAGCGTCATACTCCTCCTTGCCCTTACGGAGCCGAACGCCGACGCCGGCGGGGTGCCCGCTCAGGCCCACGAGGGCATCACCGAACTCGACCAGGTCGCCGCGTTGTCTCAGAGAACCTACCCAGAGTACCTCCTGTATGACGACGGAGCTTGGCTTGCCATCGAGGAGAACGAAGCGGCGAACCTTGCTTTGTCTGGCGAGGAGGAGGGCCTCCTTCGGACCACGAGTGCCCCGACCGGTGAGATGCTGACCTTACCGCTTCTCATCAACGGTCGGGCAGGCAGTGGCAAGACGACGATGCTGTGGTTCCTCTACGCACAGTACTGCGATCGGTTCCTGCAGAGCCCGCATCGGGCGTGCCTCCCGACGCCGATCTACCTGACCTACAGCGAGAGCCTGCTGGAGCGTGCGGGTGAAGGTGTCCTGAACATACTCAAGCACCACGCGAAGTATGTGGCCAGTGGGGGTGCCCCTCCCGAAAAGAGCAGCGTGGATAGCCTCTTCTCCGTGTTCCTGGAGTATGTACGCGGGTTGCTGCCCCTTGGGATGCGCGGCAGGTTTGGAGAGAACAACTACATCGACTTCCATCGCTTCCGTAGCCTCTACTACAACCAGGAGCCAGGCGGCCGAGGTTTCCAGCAGGCCGGGAACCGCCGCTTCTCGGCCGACGAGGCATGGCACGCTATACGCTCGTACGTGAAGGGCTGGTGTACCGACATCGCGAGCCTCGATGATGTTCTACCCCCAGAGGACTACTGCGAACTACCGCGAGACGACCGAACGCTGACGGAGGACATGTACCAGGATATCTTCAGCACGGTCTGGAGCGGTTGGTACAGGCAACTGACTGGCGACGGTGGCTTCTGGGACGATCAGGACCTGATCAGGCAAGCGCTGCTTGAGGGAGACCTCGGGCCCGGGCATACTGCCGTCTTCTGCGACGAGGCGCAGGACTTCACCAGGATCGAGACCGACCTTATACGTCGTCTGTCGGTCTTCTCGCGCTACGAGATTGCCCCACCTGTGTCCTGCCTTCCCTTCGCCTTTGGCGGCGATCCCTGCCAGACCTTGTCTCCGACCGGGTTCCGATGGGAGAACCTTGGTGTCATGCTGCAAGAAGGGCTCATTGATGTCGTGCTGCCACAGTGGCAGCGCAACTACACCCTGGGGCTCCAGCGGTTCGACCTTACCAGGAACTACCGATCAACCGAGCCGATCGTCAAGGTGTGCAACGTGGTGCTGCTCTGGCGTCGTCTAGTCGGCGAGAGCATCGAACCCCAGCGCCCCTGGGCATCGCCTGGTGGTCCACCCCCAGGTCTCTACGTCCTTGGTGACGGCTCAGACGCTGAGAGCTTGCGCCAGAACGCCCGCAATGTCACGATCATCGTCCCGGTGGGGTCCAACCAACTCGCGGACTACATCGAGGGCGACGAGGTCCTCAGGACGATGGTCACCGAGGAACAAGCGGTGAACGTCTACAGCGTGGCCGATGCAAAAGGCCTCGAGTTCGACAAAGTGGTTGTCTACAAGTTCGGCGAAGCCTGTCCCTCAATAGACTGGGACCACTTCGCTGACCATTCAGATTCCCTGGAGCTCAGGTATTTCCTCAATCGCCTCTACGTCGCCTTGACACGAGCGAAGAGTGATCTGTTCATCATAGACACGGCGCAGGGCTACGAGCGGCTCTGGCAGCACGCAACACCAGAGGCGATCCAGGCGAGCTGTGCTCTGGCGGACGCGTCTAGACCGGGGTCCTCGTGGGGTGACCTGACCACCGGCTTGGACAGGATAACCACTCTCCCCAACCTGGATGAAGGTATCGACCTCGTCGCCCAGGCAACCCGGCTCAAGGAGTGGGGGATTGAGAACAGAAGCGCGAGCCTGCTGGACAGGGCCAAGGGCTACTACGAGCGCGCCCACAGGGATCGTGAGGCCATACTATGCGGAGCGTATGCGCTCGAGTACCGTCGGCAGTCCCTTGCAGCGGGCGAGCAGTTCGCCGGCCTTGGGATGCAGGACGATGCGTGGCGCTGCTACTGGGAGGGGTGTCACTGGGCGGAGCTGCACCTGATGCTGAGCGAGTACGCCGACCTGCGGCCCGGACACCCGGCGCGTCTCCTTACTCCCTTCATTGTCGGAGTAAGGTCCCTCCAGCAGTTTTCCGGAGACCTGGTCGCTCGACTTGACGAGGGTCTTGTGGTACCGGAAGCTGCAGCCCAGTGGGTGGCGGTGGCCGCCAATATGCGCGACCAGGTCGGCAACCCAGGCACAGACTGGGGTCCCGACGGGGCACCCGTCGGCAGGGCGGCCGAGGAGCTTACGCGGCGAGGGTACCTTCCGCTCCAGGTTGCGGCCCTGGCGTATCACAGGTCCGGACTACACCAGCGCGCAGTCGAGCTCTTCGAAAAGTGCAAGGCAGACTGCGACGAATACCGTCGATCGAAGGCCGAAGTGGTGGGTATGCCGGGAGCGCTTGAGTGGCTGCTGGGGCTCAGCGACAGAGCGAAAGCGGCGCAGGAGGTCATAGGTGCCTGGGAAGCCGAAGGCAGCCCCAATGCCCCTGCTTGGTTGCGGTACGTAGCGGTTGCCCTGCAGCGAGCAGGGCGCGGCGACGAGGCAGCGAGAGCCTACCTCAGAATCGGTGAGGCGAAGAAGGCCAGACAGGCTTTCGACGCCTGGGATTCGGCGGGAGTAGCAGGCGCCAAGAGGGAGGAAGGGAAGACTGTCCTCGGCGATCTGATCGAAGCCCTTGTCTCAGAGGGGTGGGGCTCGGAGGCCATCGACGCCCTACGTGATCCCCACCGTCTGGAGTTGGACGACAGCGAGCTGCTTGTGCTTCGGTGTCGCCTGGTGCGGGCGCTTGCACGGTCCAACGAAGCGTGGGGAGCGCACAACCCGCAACGTCAGCTCTCAGGTATTCTCAGGGCCGTGTCGTCCTCAGACGGATGGGAGATGCATGCGAGCTGGGAGGAGCTCGGGGCAGCTTACGAGCGGTCGGGGTTCCTTAGTGACACCCTTAAGTTCTACCATGGCATCGCGGAGCGGATACTGGCAGCAGCCCCGGCGGCGAGACGTCGCTGGGTGGCAACGAAGATCAGTCAGGTCTCATACCTCAAGGAGCGCCGCCAGGAGGACAACGCGAACAAGCAGCGGAGCGTCCTCGACGACCAACGGCGCGCGTGGGGAATCGACGAGCACGAGGAGATCCCCCAATACCCTGTGCTCACTGAACTAGCCGCGCACGACTCCGCGCCCGGCCTTCGCCGCCCGTCAGTCAGTGGCATCCCCAAGGCACAGGTCACTGGCAACGGCGACCAAGGAGTGCGGTTCGAGTTTGCACACCTGGAGATACAGGCGGATGCGAAGCTCGGCATGGTGCTGATCATTGACCGTCGGACCTTTGACACCATTCGCGTCATGGAGTCGCCACTCACCATCGGGCACACCAATGCCAGCCCCGAGTCGGCCAGTCCCGAAGGCGATCATTCCATCGCGCAGTTTGACGGCGGGGGCTACTCTGTGGAAGCAAGGAGACATGACAGTACCTTTGCGCTTAGGATCCGGGTCGATGGGCAGGAGGTTCTGGTCGGCTGGTGA
- a CDS encoding tubulin-like doman-containing protein: protein MSILVVGVGGVGRGVCNWLKHRLEHEYGSAAAAGFSMLVIDGPGEDDNQYKLPDGFQIDVSPQSTEFYQLEQRPGPAIVDIQAGRSHPYIDRWLGRSEAQKISNPNGIIPETGYGQVRPAGRVGFFLESSDLAPRLRALVQGQDFIVMIGSQSGGTGSGMLLDVAQILRKEKPPSTPFHAYVALPNGFRAIFGDDQSRGQGNARGFAGMRELERLFMKPGHVDYCPGTSVSNSELFDGCFIIDGEGRGGVNLNGKAPLFGVCPALADHLLCTYGTGVAGTSAANWRQHCTVQVPGGPSEPGYMVPGIYTYLYDWKALETSFAFGFAREIYDRLLTVPPDEADKGRQRAEAALRTTGPGTLSLTVATAGGLPVRWPELNQPDSLEGLVTLRRNLNTNGPANAEGPRPPYATVVDWLDLSRIFRPVPNQDVVSQCHGFTAQTVGQQTDTPDPGHDATLWAWINYQRAGICRDFIVQLAHQLLELFYDTQQGKWRTLEQRPYSLVIARDVLLSCRKLLDAELAEVRAWLNRFADEKVMQRAEGVLKGEEENLLSQPPSRGNQAVFVEGPYQWYHTLVEWHTLLQAYELTLADMLALTNDLWMKVGETADGWIGYLQACREQMQTASEKDLTFRQEYAKALPRCYLPDPGGPTERQLYVSLVTDSGIIGALLGQMQWQFHSQFRSGGGLAFGTTVGADGIATSFDCFLVCPDVPGYDPPDQLRQWLADGVSGSYRKTLTYRHKPELFVQDGRNKCGGPLATKDIWEIAALEATARGRDLQQFGDEMAASLVSKSEPALLLVGDATPTEESFGAYIPSAASALPVAVNAALTANQIRPAGVAAGSPFRYSVAVARVAARLRLPEWEYYPRTRSDYYEWRGGLPCHCHAEERNATDYVEEFLLAGHVVQESQLPLHPSVCRHLGNWEAFQSFAVCFALLGTSLSVEYPLADTGGGVAARRLQIPDCQTGAGPQAVCDLGLACNLDGALTALMADTPLAQSARSRLITFCREDLPRYLAIDPSASPAVEAAMRPQSPAAVALPPLDTTSTGPEGLNRTHLQWAIWAACWQYCNGVLGI from the coding sequence ATGTCAATCCTCGTCGTCGGTGTCGGTGGGGTGGGGCGCGGTGTGTGTAACTGGCTCAAACATAGGCTGGAACACGAGTACGGAAGCGCCGCCGCCGCCGGGTTCTCGATGCTGGTCATAGACGGTCCCGGGGAGGACGACAACCAGTACAAGCTGCCTGACGGGTTCCAGATCGATGTCAGCCCCCAATCCACCGAGTTCTACCAACTTGAGCAGCGTCCGGGGCCGGCCATTGTAGACATTCAGGCTGGCCGTTCCCATCCCTACATCGACCGGTGGCTCGGGAGGTCAGAGGCGCAGAAGATCAGCAACCCCAACGGCATCATCCCTGAGACAGGCTACGGCCAGGTACGCCCTGCCGGTCGTGTTGGGTTCTTCCTGGAGTCCAGCGACTTGGCGCCCCGGTTGCGGGCACTGGTGCAGGGGCAGGACTTCATCGTCATGATCGGGTCACAGTCGGGTGGCACCGGTTCCGGGATGCTCCTGGATGTAGCACAAATCCTGCGCAAGGAGAAGCCACCGTCGACTCCCTTCCACGCCTACGTCGCATTGCCCAATGGGTTCCGGGCCATCTTCGGCGACGACCAGAGCCGGGGCCAGGGCAACGCTCGCGGTTTCGCGGGGATGAGGGAGCTGGAGCGGTTGTTTATGAAGCCTGGCCATGTCGACTACTGCCCTGGAACGTCGGTCAGCAACAGCGAATTGTTCGACGGGTGCTTCATCATCGACGGAGAGGGGCGCGGCGGGGTCAACCTGAACGGCAAGGCCCCACTCTTCGGGGTCTGCCCTGCACTGGCCGACCACTTGCTGTGCACTTACGGGACGGGTGTGGCAGGGACATCCGCCGCCAACTGGCGACAACACTGTACCGTGCAGGTGCCCGGTGGGCCTTCTGAGCCAGGGTACATGGTGCCAGGCATCTACACGTACCTGTATGACTGGAAGGCTCTGGAAACCAGCTTTGCTTTCGGGTTCGCGCGTGAGATCTACGACAGGCTGCTCACTGTGCCGCCCGACGAAGCCGACAAGGGGCGGCAGCGCGCTGAGGCGGCGCTGCGAACCACGGGCCCTGGGACGCTTAGCCTAACCGTCGCGACTGCAGGCGGCCTGCCCGTTCGGTGGCCCGAGTTGAACCAGCCCGATTCGCTCGAGGGTCTCGTGACTTTGCGGCGCAATCTCAACACCAACGGGCCAGCAAATGCGGAGGGCCCCAGGCCCCCATATGCGACTGTAGTAGACTGGCTTGACCTCAGCCGGATCTTCCGCCCCGTGCCGAATCAGGACGTTGTCTCACAGTGCCATGGCTTCACCGCGCAGACAGTGGGGCAACAGACTGACACCCCTGACCCTGGGCACGATGCGACACTGTGGGCTTGGATCAACTACCAGCGGGCCGGTATATGCCGAGACTTCATCGTCCAACTGGCCCACCAACTCCTTGAGCTGTTCTACGACACCCAGCAGGGCAAGTGGCGGACGTTGGAGCAGCGCCCGTACAGTCTAGTCATCGCGCGGGACGTCCTGCTGAGCTGCCGGAAGCTGCTGGATGCGGAGTTGGCGGAGGTGCGGGCGTGGCTCAACAGGTTCGCCGACGAGAAGGTCATGCAGCGTGCCGAGGGCGTCCTGAAGGGGGAGGAGGAGAACCTGCTCTCGCAGCCCCCGAGCAGAGGGAATCAGGCGGTGTTCGTGGAGGGTCCTTACCAATGGTACCACACCCTCGTGGAATGGCATACGCTGCTCCAGGCGTATGAACTCACGCTCGCGGACATGCTTGCACTAACCAACGACCTCTGGATGAAGGTTGGTGAGACGGCAGACGGGTGGATTGGCTATCTTCAGGCCTGTCGCGAGCAGATGCAGACGGCCAGCGAGAAGGACCTTACCTTCCGGCAGGAGTATGCAAAAGCACTACCACGCTGCTACCTTCCAGACCCCGGAGGCCCTACCGAGCGACAGCTCTACGTCAGTCTGGTAACCGACAGCGGCATCATCGGCGCGCTCCTCGGCCAGATGCAGTGGCAGTTCCACAGCCAGTTCCGTAGCGGAGGCGGGCTTGCCTTCGGGACTACCGTGGGAGCGGACGGCATCGCCACGTCGTTCGATTGCTTCCTCGTCTGCCCAGACGTGCCGGGCTACGATCCCCCGGACCAGCTCCGGCAGTGGCTTGCCGATGGGGTGAGTGGGTCGTATAGGAAGACTCTCACCTACCGTCACAAGCCAGAGCTCTTCGTCCAGGATGGCCGGAACAAGTGTGGGGGGCCGCTGGCCACCAAAGACATCTGGGAGATCGCCGCCCTGGAGGCAACGGCGCGCGGTCGGGATCTTCAACAGTTCGGCGATGAGATGGCTGCTTCCCTGGTGTCCAAGTCCGAGCCGGCGCTCCTGCTGGTGGGAGACGCGACGCCCACTGAGGAGAGCTTTGGCGCCTATATCCCCAGTGCCGCTTCGGCGCTCCCCGTTGCCGTAAACGCCGCCCTGACGGCGAACCAGATCCGCCCTGCGGGGGTTGCGGCGGGTTCGCCCTTCCGGTACTCCGTTGCCGTCGCCCGCGTCGCCGCTCGTCTGCGGCTGCCTGAGTGGGAGTACTACCCACGAACACGGAGTGATTACTATGAGTGGAGGGGCGGCCTCCCTTGCCACTGCCACGCAGAAGAGCGGAATGCGACGGACTACGTCGAGGAGTTCTTGCTGGCCGGCCACGTCGTTCAGGAGTCCCAACTGCCGCTCCACCCCAGCGTCTGTCGCCACTTGGGGAACTGGGAAGCCTTCCAGAGCTTCGCCGTGTGCTTCGCGCTTCTGGGCACTTCGCTTAGCGTCGAGTATCCGCTTGCCGATACCGGCGGAGGGGTAGCGGCACGTCGGCTGCAGATACCCGACTGCCAGACTGGAGCCGGCCCACAGGCCGTCTGCGACCTTGGCCTCGCCTGCAACCTCGACGGTGCCCTCACTGCCCTGATGGCGGACACCCCGCTGGCCCAATCAGCCCGATCCCGGCTCATCACGTTCTGCCGGGAGGACTTGCCGAGGTACCTCGCCATCGACCCGTCTGCCAGCCCCGCGGTTGAGGCAGCAATGAGGCCGCAAAGCCCCGCCGCTGTTGCCCTCCCACCTCTAGACACGACCAGCACCGGCCCTGAAGGGCTGAACAGGACCCATCTGCAATGGGCCATCTGGGCGGCTTGCTGGCAGTACTGCAACGGTGTGCTGGGGATATGA
- a CDS encoding vWA domain-containing protein — protein MAEESVTVRWRLCAAACLAVLIVALCGLGGCTAPPARSEITLKLPEPSPPLVDVALLLDQSGSMNGPQGTDPQGVRVEAARYLIANISEKSAEDQPNRIAVLDFGDRVSPETAPLTAVTPSSGFQEVSARVAAKGMGGTNTLAALKAATGSLRSAGGFDEGRKCRIVLFTDGKPEDSRKLSTSAYFDEISAFVQKELVPNGCELYVIAVDQQGDTWAECAELWSAIAGSERVACIKSVSELRERFNQVINRIFGIPNVPPDILTAGRKTFTVRPYLDRVEFHVFPATPELRLRILRPDGTALSPGADPDTRRRQFKGYDIISVFDPETGQWQYEITEGTGRVEVYRNEVPLQMNLVLPKTVHPQGKSLRVVASFARHSGKPVESDARYPLGLSAQVLGPTGGPVNLEFGKPARSLYYGEPAIPTKLPGVYKLTLRVQAGSVLDATTTYNVKVASVPYLELTPVTLTGFPFTQQFLAVDGTLMLSGKPAQPEKQFSNHPNHLYLAQLSEMPDGKDSPVLWLKANGNRFSTRFAVPMRTRLFIQQPVPGDCVLHVEHTGTPAGDVESTCHDTSMQVVHIRATGWSTPLRVLILLALLYVALIALSWAWLLCRLLGARRMSMDIRITHAGTGQALATFRNAGKRVAWVRTTPWKDPTPAKGKRALRVRPRRFAFWGIDRAGVQVGCARFVWGLAVPSRLRKGQATAIGLIRVRS, from the coding sequence ATGGCAGAAGAGAGCGTCACAGTCAGGTGGCGCCTGTGTGCAGCCGCCTGCCTCGCTGTGCTGATCGTGGCCCTGTGTGGGCTGGGCGGGTGCACTGCGCCGCCCGCAAGGTCGGAGATCACTCTGAAGCTACCAGAACCAAGCCCGCCTCTTGTGGACGTGGCTCTGCTTCTGGATCAGTCAGGCAGCATGAACGGTCCCCAGGGCACGGATCCGCAGGGCGTGCGTGTCGAGGCAGCTCGCTACCTGATCGCCAACATATCTGAGAAGAGCGCCGAGGACCAACCTAACCGGATCGCGGTGCTGGACTTCGGGGACCGTGTGAGCCCGGAGACTGCGCCACTCACTGCAGTCACTCCCAGTTCTGGCTTTCAGGAGGTTTCGGCCCGCGTGGCCGCAAAGGGCATGGGGGGCACCAACACACTGGCAGCACTCAAGGCTGCGACCGGCAGCTTGCGCTCTGCCGGAGGCTTTGACGAGGGGCGCAAGTGTCGAATCGTCCTGTTCACGGATGGTAAGCCTGAGGATAGCCGCAAGCTCAGCACCTCAGCTTACTTCGATGAGATCAGTGCCTTCGTCCAAAAGGAACTGGTCCCGAATGGCTGCGAGCTCTACGTGATCGCCGTAGACCAGCAAGGTGACACCTGGGCGGAGTGCGCCGAACTTTGGAGTGCGATCGCCGGTAGCGAGCGTGTGGCGTGCATCAAGTCGGTGTCCGAGCTCAGGGAGCGCTTCAATCAGGTCATCAACCGCATCTTCGGCATCCCCAACGTCCCGCCAGACATCTTGACCGCAGGCCGAAAGACGTTCACGGTCAGGCCGTACCTGGACCGCGTGGAGTTCCACGTTTTCCCCGCGACACCCGAATTGAGGCTCCGGATACTGCGGCCCGACGGCACGGCCCTGTCGCCGGGAGCCGACCCAGATACCCGCAGGCGCCAGTTCAAAGGCTACGACATCATCTCGGTTTTTGACCCCGAGACTGGGCAGTGGCAGTATGAGATCACCGAGGGAACGGGCCGAGTCGAGGTCTACCGTAACGAAGTACCTCTGCAGATGAACCTGGTGCTGCCCAAGACGGTTCACCCGCAGGGAAAGAGCCTCCGCGTCGTTGCAAGTTTCGCTCGGCACAGTGGGAAGCCAGTGGAGTCAGACGCGCGTTACCCCCTCGGCCTTAGCGCCCAGGTCCTTGGGCCAACAGGCGGGCCCGTCAACCTTGAGTTCGGTAAGCCTGCCAGGAGTCTGTACTACGGTGAGCCGGCGATACCCACGAAGCTCCCCGGTGTCTACAAGCTGACTCTGCGTGTACAGGCGGGAAGCGTCCTGGATGCCACCACTACCTACAACGTCAAGGTGGCCTCAGTCCCCTATCTCGAACTCACGCCGGTCACCCTCACTGGCTTCCCCTTCACCCAGCAGTTCCTCGCGGTGGATGGGACGCTGATGCTCTCCGGGAAGCCTGCCCAGCCCGAAAAGCAGTTCAGCAACCATCCCAACCATCTCTACCTGGCTCAGCTCTCAGAGATGCCCGATGGCAAGGACTCGCCGGTTCTCTGGCTCAAGGCCAACGGCAACCGCTTCTCAACGCGGTTCGCTGTGCCTATGCGGACGAGACTGTTCATCCAGCAGCCAGTGCCGGGCGACTGCGTGCTTCACGTCGAGCATACCGGGACGCCAGCAGGAGACGTGGAGTCCACGTGCCATGACACGAGCATGCAGGTTGTCCATATCCGAGCAACGGGGTGGAGCACGCCGCTCCGAGTGCTCATCCTTCTCGCCCTGTTATACGTTGCACTGATTGCTCTCTCCTGGGCATGGCTGCTCTGCCGGCTACTAGGTGCCCGGCGCATGAGCATGGACATACGTATCACCCACGCCGGAACGGGTCAGGCACTCGCCACCTTCAGGAATGCAGGGAAACGGGTCGCATGGGTGAGGACGACTCCTTGGAAGGACCCCACGCCGGCAAAGGGCAAACGGGCACTGCGCGTGCGGCCCCGCCGCTTCGCGTTCTGGGGCATCGACCGCGCGGGGGTGCAGGTCGGTTGCGCGCGGTTCGTCTGGGGTCTCGCAGTACCATCACGCCTCAGGAAGGGTCAAGCGACTGCCATCGGCTTGATCAGGGTTCGGAGCTAG